Proteins encoded in a region of the Flavobacterium sp. MDT1-60 genome:
- a CDS encoding HAMP domain-containing sensor histidine kinase, with protein MLIADVLKIYKSTCENKNITLTVDVDKLNNIKNDLGILTVIIRNLISNAIKFTSEDGCITISSSKKELVIVDNGIGMTPEMLNAILNQNYSTRRGTANEKGAGVGLQLVMNLVEKIDCGLFISSEVSKGTTVRIVF; from the coding sequence GTGCTGATAGCAGATGTCCTGAAGATCTATAAATCAACCTGCGAGAATAAGAACATTACTCTCACTGTAGATGTTGATAAACTCAATAATATAAAAAATGATTTGGGAATTTTAACGGTTATTATAAGAAACCTGATTTCCAATGCGATCAAATTCACTTCAGAGGACGGATGCATCACCATTTCATCAAGCAAGAAAGAGCTGGTGATAGTGGATAATGGAATCGGGATGACACCCGAAATGCTCAATGCCATTTTGAATCAAAATTATTCCACACGCAGGGGCACAGCTAATGAAAAAGGAGCTGGAGTCGGCCTTCAGCTGGTTATGAATTTGGTAGAAAAAATCGACTGCGGGCTTTTTATATCCAGTGAAGTTTCAAAAGGCACGACAGTTCGGATTGTTTTTTGA
- a CDS encoding ribonuclease E inhibitor RraB: protein MEILSFLKPKKKKRFVSENDFITNQDKQFRLSIESLVGLRDAGVEEEDELKIDYFFYTDTLEKSEKLEGEIQKLGYIVNHGSASHDKSLFVISGRTTEMKMMHETLKEWIGAMCDLGYKYDCSFDSWRIAPGSK, encoded by the coding sequence ATGGAAATCTTAAGTTTTTTAAAGCCTAAAAAAAAGAAGCGCTTTGTTTCTGAAAATGATTTTATTACCAATCAGGATAAACAATTTCGACTTTCAATAGAATCACTTGTAGGACTGCGTGATGCTGGTGTTGAAGAGGAAGATGAATTAAAAATTGATTATTTCTTTTATACGGATACTTTGGAGAAATCCGAAAAACTGGAAGGGGAAATCCAAAAATTGGGTTACATAGTCAATCATGGATCTGCTTCCCATGATAAAAGCCTTTTTGTAATATCAGGCAGAACCACAGAAATGAAAATGATGCACGAAACACTGAAAGAATGGATTGGAGCAATGTGTGACCTGGGTTATAAATATGACTGCAGCTTTGATAGCTGGAGAATTGCCCCAGGATCGAAATAA
- a CDS encoding alkaline phosphatase, with protein sequence MENNNDLSRRRFLRNSLLVAGGVFITPLIESCSDDDKTDNSSAPDGMKNEGFETGVASFDPTEKGVIIWTRYSTGSDAEITWELSKDAAFSEVTRKGQAAASSINDFTIAVDVQNITSNTKYYYRFYNAKTKQVTVTGETRTLPSKTDSVNDVKMAVVSCSNFPAGLFNVYGAIASSDADVVVHLGDYIYEYAPGQYGTNPFTNPLGREHKPAREITSLSDYRERYRQYRGDKNLQLLHQKKPFICVWDDHEFANDSYKSGAENHQPAEGDFQMRKMAAFQAYSEYIPLKTGKDLRIYRSFNFGNILSLYMMDTRVIARDKQMSYADYIDNVGNFDQTKFKTDLLSTSRKLIGSEQMAWLGSQINADTAKWKVLGQQILMTKMLIPAELLLLLNQILAEVDQLGSAQPATMQALTGAISQLVVIKMRHKQSDPSLTAQEIARVTTTLPYNLDAWDGYFAEREQLYAMLSGKNVVVLAGDTHNAWMGKLTDMQGNHIGTEIACSSVSSPGLEAYLGITSDPSKAIELAQAFTVLIDDLEYANLYKRGYAYLKFTLSGSETEWRFVDNVTTETTTTITEKKYIIA encoded by the coding sequence ATGGAAAATAACAATGATTTAAGCAGAAGAAGGTTTCTTAGAAATTCTTTATTGGTTGCTGGAGGAGTTTTCATCACCCCACTTATTGAAAGCTGCAGTGACGATGATAAAACGGATAACAGCAGTGCGCCAGATGGAATGAAAAATGAAGGGTTTGAGACAGGAGTAGCCAGTTTTGACCCTACTGAAAAAGGAGTAATTATCTGGACAAGATATTCAACAGGTTCAGATGCTGAAATTACCTGGGAGCTCAGTAAGGATGCCGCATTTTCTGAAGTAACAAGAAAAGGGCAGGCAGCGGCATCTTCGATAAATGATTTTACAATAGCGGTAGATGTTCAGAATATTACCTCCAATACAAAATATTATTATAGATTTTATAATGCCAAAACCAAACAGGTAACTGTAACCGGAGAAACACGCACACTGCCCTCTAAAACAGATAGTGTAAATGATGTAAAAATGGCTGTTGTTTCCTGTTCTAATTTTCCAGCTGGACTTTTCAATGTGTATGGAGCGATTGCTTCTTCAGATGCCGATGTAGTGGTTCATCTCGGAGATTATATCTACGAATATGCGCCGGGACAGTATGGAACAAATCCTTTTACCAACCCGCTGGGCAGAGAACATAAACCAGCCAGGGAGATTACAAGCCTCAGCGATTACAGAGAACGATACAGACAATATAGAGGAGATAAAAATCTTCAGTTGCTTCATCAGAAAAAACCTTTTATATGTGTCTGGGATGACCATGAGTTTGCTAACGATTCTTATAAATCTGGTGCAGAAAACCATCAGCCGGCCGAAGGAGATTTTCAAATGAGAAAAATGGCCGCTTTTCAAGCCTACAGCGAATATATTCCCCTTAAAACAGGAAAAGATCTTAGAATTTACAGAAGTTTTAATTTCGGTAATATTCTTTCACTTTACATGATGGATACCAGAGTTATAGCAAGAGACAAGCAGATGAGTTATGCTGATTATATTGATAATGTCGGAAATTTTGACCAGACAAAATTTAAAACGGATCTGCTAAGCACAAGCAGAAAATTAATTGGAAGCGAACAAATGGCATGGCTGGGATCACAGATCAATGCAGATACTGCTAAATGGAAAGTACTAGGCCAGCAGATCCTGATGACAAAAATGCTGATTCCTGCAGAACTGCTGCTGCTTTTGAACCAAATTTTAGCAGAAGTCGATCAACTAGGAAGTGCACAGCCGGCAACCATGCAGGCTCTTACTGGTGCAATCTCTCAACTTGTCGTTATTAAAATGAGACATAAACAAAGTGATCCTTCTTTAACTGCTCAGGAAATTGCGAGAGTTACGACAACTTTGCCCTATAATCTGGATGCCTGGGATGGTTATTTTGCAGAAAGAGAACAATTGTATGCGATGCTTTCCGGAAAAAATGTTGTGGTTTTAGCCGGAGATACTCATAATGCATGGATGGGTAAACTTACCGATATGCAGGGAAATCATATAGGAACTGAAATAGCATGTAGTTCTGTTTCATCACCAGGATTGGAAGCTTATCTTGGAATTACCTCAGACCCTTCAAAAGCGATAGAATTAGCACAAGCATTTACAGTACTGATAGATGATTTAGAATATGCAAATTTGTATAAACGAGGATATGCGTATCTTAAATTTACATTATCTGGTTCTGAAACTGAATGGCGATTTGTAGACAATGTAACAACTGAAACTACCACTACTATTACAGAAAAAAAATATATTATAGCATAG
- a CDS encoding alkaline phosphatase — translation MNRRKFFKNGSLFTIGAVVMNPLQGSANILDLESANKNKKAKNIILLVSDGMSTGTLNMTDLFLNRKTGKGSNWIQLYKDNKVSRALMDTASASSIVTDSSAASSAWGGGFRVNNGALNVSPQGEPHLPIWQKFKKAGKMAGCVTTVPITHATPAGFCVNSKSRNAQDDIAEQYLELGFDVMMGGGANYFSPELRKDKKDMFAAFKSKGYQVVKTRSEMETASSSQPILGVFADDGLPYNVDRNSDENLKKAIPSLGEMAQKAIDRMKNHKSGFVLQIESGKVDWAAHGNDIAGLINDQIEFDEAVKVAIDFAEKDKETLVIITTDHGNANPGIIYGKYANDNFDSIQHYTQTNEWILNQIKEDTSVYKVKEIIEKANGHSVSDEDAKTVLGYYDGLHKEDGLYNYKKLPYKAFAEMQGKINSVGWISMDHSADYVELAMFGPGSELLKPFVKNTDLHYLMLQAAEVDNKF, via the coding sequence ATGAACAGAAGAAAGTTCTTTAAAAATGGCTCCTTATTTACAATCGGCGCAGTAGTGATGAATCCTTTACAGGGTTCGGCCAATATTTTAGATTTAGAATCAGCTAATAAAAATAAGAAAGCAAAAAATATTATTTTATTGGTTAGTGACGGGATGAGCACGGGAACATTAAACATGACCGATTTGTTTTTGAACAGAAAAACAGGTAAAGGCTCCAATTGGATACAATTATATAAAGACAATAAGGTGTCAAGAGCTTTAATGGATACTGCCTCTGCGAGTTCTATCGTAACAGATTCATCGGCAGCCAGCTCGGCTTGGGGAGGAGGTTTTAGAGTAAACAATGGTGCACTAAATGTTAGTCCGCAAGGAGAACCGCATTTGCCGATTTGGCAGAAATTTAAAAAGGCGGGAAAAATGGCAGGTTGTGTTACGACCGTTCCCATAACGCACGCCACTCCGGCTGGCTTTTGTGTTAACAGCAAAAGCAGAAATGCTCAGGATGATATCGCCGAACAATATTTAGAGCTTGGCTTTGATGTTATGATGGGAGGCGGCGCAAACTATTTTAGTCCAGAATTAAGGAAAGATAAAAAAGACATGTTTGCAGCTTTTAAATCGAAAGGATATCAGGTTGTAAAAACGCGATCTGAAATGGAGACAGCTTCAAGTTCGCAACCTATTTTGGGAGTGTTTGCTGATGATGGACTTCCGTATAATGTGGATAGAAATAGTGATGAAAATTTAAAGAAAGCTATTCCGAGCCTTGGTGAAATGGCTCAAAAAGCAATTGACAGAATGAAAAATCATAAAAGTGGTTTTGTTTTGCAAATTGAAAGCGGAAAAGTAGATTGGGCAGCACATGGTAACGACATTGCAGGTTTGATAAATGACCAGATTGAGTTTGATGAAGCGGTAAAAGTAGCAATAGATTTTGCAGAGAAAGACAAAGAAACTTTAGTTATTATCACGACAGATCACGGAAATGCAAATCCCGGAATAATTTATGGGAAATACGCCAATGATAATTTTGATAGCATTCAGCACTATACCCAAACCAATGAGTGGATTTTGAATCAAATAAAAGAAGATACTTCAGTTTACAAGGTAAAGGAAATTATCGAAAAAGCAAATGGACACTCCGTTTCAGATGAAGACGCAAAAACAGTCTTGGGGTATTATGATGGGTTACATAAAGAAGACGGTTTGTATAATTACAAAAAACTGCCTTACAAAGCTTTTGCAGAAATGCAGGGAAAAATAAATTCTGTCGGATGGATCAGCATGGATCATTCTGCAGATTATGTTGAATTGGCAATGTTTGGTCCGGGAAGTGAACTTTTAAAACCTTTCGTAAAAAACACAGATTTACATTATTTAATGCTGCAGGCGGCAGAAGTCGATAATAAATTTTAA
- a CDS encoding glycerophosphodiester phosphodiesterase family protein: protein MYNKYLALILLTTLFCYQAEAQKKGKSVSPQQKLEQLFNPKNSEILVTAHRGDWRNAPENSLLALKYCIDMGVDIMELDLKRTKDGQLIVMHDRTIDRTTNGKGKPEDYTLEEIQKFKLKNGLGRPTSHQIPTFEEMLITAKGKILIDVDKGYEYFGEVTALIKKHNMFDQTFINIDENTNLESVESKYGKVDPEAVLMPVIRYTDSHAEKIVNSYMSHKKTVFQPVFDTDTIKTINDLPMLKQKGYGVWINSLWASLNGGHDDDSAVDENKPDESWGWIIKKGANVIQTDRPKELLEYLKNKKLHQ from the coding sequence ATGTATAATAAATATTTAGCCCTTATTCTTCTAACAACTCTTTTTTGTTATCAGGCAGAGGCTCAAAAAAAGGGAAAATCGGTTTCGCCACAACAGAAACTAGAGCAATTGTTTAATCCAAAAAATAGCGAAATATTAGTTACCGCTCACCGGGGCGATTGGAGAAATGCTCCAGAAAATTCTTTATTGGCATTAAAATATTGCATCGATATGGGTGTTGATATTATGGAATTGGATTTGAAAAGAACCAAAGACGGCCAGTTGATTGTAATGCACGACAGAACCATTGACCGTACCACTAACGGCAAAGGAAAACCGGAAGATTACACTTTGGAAGAGATTCAAAAATTTAAACTTAAAAATGGTTTGGGCAGACCTACTTCACATCAAATTCCAACTTTTGAAGAAATGCTTATTACCGCAAAAGGCAAAATATTGATTGACGTAGACAAAGGTTACGAATATTTTGGCGAGGTGACAGCACTCATCAAAAAACATAATATGTTTGATCAGACATTCATCAATATTGATGAGAACACCAATTTAGAAAGTGTGGAATCCAAATATGGAAAAGTAGATCCCGAGGCAGTATTAATGCCGGTTATTCGCTATACAGACAGTCATGCCGAAAAGATTGTAAACAGCTACATGAGTCATAAAAAAACTGTTTTCCAGCCTGTTTTTGACACCGATACAATCAAAACAATTAATGATTTACCAATGCTGAAACAGAAAGGTTATGGTGTTTGGATTAACAGTCTTTGGGCATCTTTAAACGGTGGTCATGATGATGATAGTGCGGTGGATGAGAACAAACCTGATGAATCCTGGGGATGGATAATAAAAAAAGGAGCTAATGTAATTCAAACTGACAGGCCAAAAGAATTACTGGAATATTTGAAAAATAAAAAATTACATCAATAA
- a CDS encoding ComEC/Rec2 family competence protein encodes MKKLSIVLFTFFIYTFAVAQENNDTTNILWKEGYMDIHHINTGRGVCTFFILPDGTTMMVDAGDMDDTYYAGPDSRSWPLTVTPAYPDKSKNSGEWIVDYMKQVYPQVKQIDFALITHFHSDHMGVIQQDSKTALQGGYKLTGITQVGDLVPIKKLIDRGAPNYNFPLDLNKYYTEENSIFLNYQKFITENKKKDLKAEGLDVGKSDQLVLVKNKKKYPDFRITGVKSSGTIWTGVGNQTQEYIVADSIVKKGKFNENPLSLAIKLSYGKFDYFTGVDNTGLQGYGLPKWFDTETPMAKAVGKVEVTTLDHHGNRDGTNENFLSYLQPQVVVEQTWCSDHPGQEVMHRLLSDHIYKGEKNIFATNIQEVTKHTLGYWFTKGYKSMFGHVIVRVLPGGNSFYVLIAETVNGKIQIKKSFGPYNSN; translated from the coding sequence ATGAAAAAGCTATCAATAGTATTGTTCACTTTTTTCATTTACACTTTTGCAGTAGCACAAGAAAATAATGACACGACCAATATTCTTTGGAAAGAAGGCTACATGGACATACACCATATCAACACTGGTCGAGGTGTCTGTACCTTTTTTATATTACCGGACGGAACAACCATGATGGTTGATGCCGGTGATATGGACGATACCTATTATGCAGGACCTGATTCCAGAAGTTGGCCATTGACGGTAACACCTGCCTATCCTGATAAGAGTAAAAATTCAGGCGAGTGGATTGTTGATTATATGAAACAGGTTTATCCGCAGGTAAAACAAATTGATTTTGCTCTTATTACCCATTTCCATTCAGATCACATGGGAGTCATTCAACAGGATAGCAAAACAGCTTTGCAAGGTGGATACAAACTTACGGGAATTACGCAGGTTGGTGATTTGGTCCCCATCAAAAAACTGATTGACCGTGGCGCTCCTAACTACAATTTCCCACTTGATTTGAATAAATATTATACCGAAGAAAACAGTATTTTCCTTAATTATCAAAAATTCATTACAGAAAACAAAAAAAAGGACTTGAAAGCAGAAGGTCTTGATGTGGGAAAGTCGGATCAATTGGTACTTGTAAAAAACAAAAAAAAATATCCGGATTTTCGCATAACCGGAGTTAAGAGCAGCGGTACTATCTGGACCGGTGTTGGTAATCAAACACAGGAATACATTGTGGCCGACAGCATCGTTAAAAAAGGAAAATTCAACGAAAACCCTTTGAGCCTTGCCATAAAACTTAGCTACGGGAAATTTGATTACTTTACTGGCGTTGATAACACCGGATTGCAAGGCTATGGTTTACCCAAATGGTTTGACACAGAAACCCCCATGGCCAAAGCCGTAGGCAAAGTAGAAGTAACAACTTTAGATCATCATGGTAATCGTGATGGTACCAACGAAAATTTCCTTTCGTATTTGCAACCGCAGGTTGTGGTAGAGCAAACTTGGTGCAGCGACCATCCTGGTCAGGAAGTAATGCATAGACTTTTGTCAGACCATATTTACAAGGGGGAAAAAAATATTTTTGCGACCAATATTCAGGAAGTAACCAAACACACCTTAGGCTATTGGTTTACCAAAGGATATAAAAGTATGTTTGGACACGTAATTGTTAGGGTTTTACCAGGAGGCAATTCGTTTTACGTTCTTATTGCCGAGACAGTAAATGGTAAGATTCAAATAAAAAAATCATTCGGACCCTATAATTCTAATTAA
- a CDS encoding RagB/SusD family nutrient uptake outer membrane protein, whose protein sequence is MKKIFFAIIGAVSLVSCSSDLDQHPLTDKESGKFLTTETEVEEYVAATYASLQANGLYGLYLPAMGEVPSDNTYEEVPANDGAIYGDLEEFKTVPTNGMIADNWKASYVTIQRCNVVLNRIAGVAYKADAVKNSRIGEMKFIRALIYFNMVQFYGDVPLTTDETKDPNVYFGKGRQPAADVYKQIIQDLTDAIPILPASTTQPGRVIKTAAQALLGKVYLTQKDYTNAKIQIDAVVNSGAHALFNDPTTLFDLANENVSEFIFSVQFGSGINSNTEGSIMVQQFSPSGVISGAKGHSLPTKELYSKYIVGDKRKDNYVKLSSAGTPYNNKLKKPVAPTPPADGGSNTVVLRYADVLLMQAEIENELGNTLTTAKPALDKVRNRAGLAPATALTQADLRDAIELERRLELIGEGYRWLDLLRTGKAISTMNAWFISQNKPTTVTSQFLLMPIPQNQRDADPTITQNKDYQ, encoded by the coding sequence ATGAAAAAGATATTTTTTGCAATAATTGGAGCTGTCTCTCTTGTTTCCTGCAGCAGCGACCTTGATCAACATCCCTTAACGGATAAAGAGTCGGGTAAGTTTTTGACCACCGAAACCGAAGTAGAAGAATATGTCGCCGCAACCTATGCCTCATTACAGGCAAATGGATTGTATGGTTTGTATTTGCCCGCCATGGGCGAAGTACCTTCTGATAATACTTATGAAGAAGTACCGGCAAATGACGGTGCAATTTACGGAGATTTAGAAGAATTTAAAACCGTTCCGACAAATGGAATGATTGCTGATAACTGGAAAGCCAGCTATGTTACCATACAGCGCTGTAATGTAGTATTGAACAGAATAGCCGGAGTAGCCTATAAAGCAGATGCTGTAAAAAACTCCAGAATTGGAGAGATGAAGTTCATAAGAGCATTAATTTACTTTAATATGGTACAGTTTTATGGTGATGTTCCTTTGACAACTGACGAGACCAAAGATCCAAATGTTTATTTTGGTAAAGGTCGCCAACCGGCAGCCGATGTTTATAAGCAAATTATCCAAGACCTTACAGATGCAATTCCGATTTTACCTGCATCAACAACACAACCAGGACGTGTAATAAAAACGGCGGCTCAGGCTTTGTTAGGGAAAGTGTATCTTACACAAAAAGATTATACTAACGCAAAAATCCAAATTGATGCTGTTGTAAATTCTGGTGCACACGCACTATTCAATGATCCAACCACACTTTTTGATTTAGCAAACGAAAATGTAAGTGAATTCATTTTTTCAGTACAGTTTGGTTCAGGTATAAACAGCAATACAGAGGGCAGTATTATGGTTCAACAGTTTTCGCCTTCGGGTGTAATAAGTGGTGCCAAAGGACATAGCTTGCCTACCAAAGAATTATACAGCAAATACATTGTCGGGGATAAAAGAAAAGACAACTATGTTAAGCTTTCTTCTGCCGGGACTCCGTACAATAATAAACTGAAAAAACCCGTAGCACCAACACCTCCTGCTGATGGCGGAAGCAATACAGTGGTACTTCGTTATGCTGACGTGTTATTGATGCAGGCCGAAATTGAAAACGAATTGGGTAATACACTTACAACAGCAAAACCAGCATTAGATAAAGTAAGAAACAGAGCCGGACTTGCTCCTGCAACTGCCCTTACACAAGCTGATTTGCGTGATGCGATTGAACTGGAAAGACGGTTAGAATTAATAGGAGAAGGTTATCGTTGGCTGGATTTACTTAGAACCGGAAAAGCAATCAGTACGATGAATGCCTGGTTTATTTCCCAAAACAAACCTACGACAGTAACTTCTCAGTTCCTTTTAATGCCTATACCGCAAAATCAAAGAGATGCAGATCCTACCATAACACAAAATAAGGATTATCAATAG
- a CDS encoding TonB-dependent receptor — MNLLFMPKKRKWPLFTCLLLFIATQAIAQTQNPIVSGTVISENGEALPGVTVQIENNDHKIVDSGITDEKGLFTTSALKLGEIYDFSFSSMGYQSTQIKSFAVKAGTNTLLARLKDNNEKLNEVVVVGYGTQQKRFVTGSVTKVSAEQLSNYSGSNFAQQLSGKAAGIQINEASGQPGSNPQIIIRGIGTLTAGRNPLIVVDGFPLTEGTSFNYINPNDIESLEVLKDPASASIYGSRAANGVILITTKKSKADMFNITIDAYTGFQQRSDKVEYVNAHDAAIFFTEARDQGYISKDPANRSITDDRATRVAKGASLRELRLNYLDPYLNNQTGLTDTNWTNEIFRTAPISNINVALSGGNGKTSYYTSFNAFNQEGLVVENGLKRYSASIKLNNKISDKAEFGVSLNPSYTIQRYYNESGGFDEPLGGVRAMYPFFKPYNDDGTLAISQQIKANQPEDGALVENPIAYLNMVKNNRTFFKLYGNAFINYSIINGLKYKFTLGGDFSQSMYDFYNPSNLGAYRTPAPKPATASETDGSLTNYLLEHTLTYSKKIDKHDFTLLTGYSYQKENSYSTIITGANIADDNIDNIGGASSFTVNANRYRWVQISYFSRLQYIFADKYIASFSYRMDGSSRFGADSRWGKFPSVTAGWIFSKEGFFPEQDVVSFGKLRATWGRSGNNQIGSYGSLGIVTGGNAANNYIWGNTPASGFSASTTPNINLSWETNTSYNLGLDLQLFRKIDITAEYYNATTSNLLLDVPVPQQSGFSSSLQNIGKVQNKGLDLSISASDIKLGQVRWNPGANISFNKNEVLALAPGQTQIISGSASNIITKVGGPIAELYGYQIMGVYKTQDQFNDPGTPKLPGTQMGDYIVKDVNGDGIIDTKDWTPMGTYSPKFTYGFSNSFAYKNFSLTFSLTGVEGRKVYETNLATFEEAGEGFSTPSKYYFENRYHPIDNPNGFFAQPNLGNFSAARRATKASNLYILDADYLRLRDVQLAYTLPSSIVKRAKIANMKIYIGGNNLFTITKYRGYNPETTSGSALTNGQATSNYPVARTIIFGTNITL; from the coding sequence ATGAATCTATTATTTATGCCGAAAAAAAGAAAGTGGCCGTTATTTACCTGCCTATTACTGTTTATTGCCACGCAAGCCATTGCACAAACACAAAACCCAATTGTATCGGGTACAGTAATATCCGAAAATGGCGAGGCTCTTCCGGGAGTAACCGTACAAATTGAAAACAATGATCATAAAATAGTGGACTCAGGTATTACTGATGAAAAAGGTTTATTTACAACTTCTGCCCTAAAATTAGGAGAAATCTATGACTTCTCTTTTTCCTCTATGGGGTATCAATCTACTCAAATAAAATCATTTGCAGTAAAAGCTGGCACTAACACACTTTTAGCAAGATTAAAAGATAACAACGAGAAATTAAACGAAGTAGTGGTGGTTGGTTATGGTACTCAACAAAAGCGTTTTGTAACAGGTTCTGTAACAAAAGTGAGTGCGGAGCAACTATCTAATTATAGCGGAAGTAACTTTGCCCAACAATTGAGCGGTAAAGCAGCCGGTATTCAAATTAACGAAGCATCAGGACAACCGGGTTCAAACCCTCAAATTATTATTCGCGGTATTGGTACATTGACTGCCGGACGTAACCCTTTGATTGTAGTAGATGGTTTTCCTCTAACGGAAGGAACTTCTTTCAATTACATTAATCCAAATGATATAGAAAGTCTTGAAGTATTAAAAGATCCTGCATCTGCATCTATATATGGTTCCAGAGCGGCAAACGGCGTAATTCTTATCACCACCAAAAAAAGTAAGGCTGATATGTTTAATATAACTATAGACGCTTATACCGGATTTCAACAACGATCAGATAAAGTAGAATATGTTAATGCGCATGATGCTGCTATTTTTTTTACTGAAGCAAGAGATCAGGGATATATATCTAAAGATCCTGCAAACAGAAGCATAACAGATGATCGTGCGACCAGAGTTGCAAAAGGAGCTTCGTTGAGAGAATTACGTCTAAATTATCTGGATCCTTACCTGAACAACCAAACCGGCTTGACAGATACAAACTGGACGAATGAAATATTCCGTACAGCACCTATAAGTAATATAAATGTGGCTTTGAGCGGCGGGAACGGAAAAACATCTTACTATACTTCCTTCAATGCCTTCAATCAGGAAGGTTTAGTGGTCGAAAACGGATTAAAACGTTACAGTGCCAGTATAAAATTAAACAATAAAATATCTGATAAGGCTGAATTTGGTGTAAGCCTGAACCCTTCTTATACAATACAGCGTTATTATAATGAAAGTGGTGGATTTGACGAACCACTTGGTGGAGTCAGAGCAATGTATCCTTTCTTCAAGCCGTATAATGATGACGGTACTTTGGCCATCAGTCAACAAATAAAAGCCAATCAGCCCGAAGATGGTGCCTTGGTAGAAAATCCGATTGCTTATCTTAATATGGTAAAAAACAACCGTACTTTCTTCAAGCTTTATGGGAATGCGTTTATCAACTATTCTATAATAAATGGCTTAAAATATAAATTTACTTTAGGCGGGGATTTTTCACAAAGTATGTATGATTTTTATAACCCTTCTAACCTGGGAGCTTATCGCACACCTGCGCCTAAGCCGGCAACTGCCTCAGAGACTGACGGATCATTAACAAATTACTTATTAGAACATACCTTAACCTATTCTAAAAAAATTGACAAGCACGATTTTACTCTTTTGACAGGCTACAGTTACCAGAAAGAAAATTCATACTCAACTATCATAACCGGAGCAAATATTGCCGATGATAATATAGACAACATTGGTGGAGCCAGCTCTTTTACTGTAAACGCTAACAGATACAGATGGGTGCAAATCTCTTATTTTTCAAGATTGCAATATATTTTTGCAGACAAGTACATTGCCTCGTTCTCTTATAGAATGGATGGTTCTTCAAGATTTGGGGCCGATAGCAGATGGGGTAAATTCCCTTCGGTAACAGCAGGTTGGATTTTCAGTAAAGAAGGATTCTTCCCTGAGCAAGATGTAGTTAGCTTTGGAAAATTGAGAGCGACCTGGGGACGTTCCGGGAATAATCAAATTGGTTCTTATGGTTCATTGGGTATTGTAACAGGAGGTAATGCCGCCAACAATTATATATGGGGTAATACGCCTGCTTCGGGCTTTAGTGCTTCAACAACACCAAATATAAATCTTTCGTGGGAAACCAATACATCTTATAATTTAGGTCTGGATTTGCAATTATTTCGAAAAATTGACATTACTGCCGAATATTATAATGCCACTACTTCTAATTTATTGCTGGATGTACCTGTTCCGCAACAATCGGGTTTCAGTAGCTCCTTACAAAATATTGGAAAAGTTCAAAATAAAGGATTAGACCTTAGCATCTCTGCCAGTGATATCAAATTAGGTCAGGTGAGATGGAATCCTGGTGCGAATATCTCTTTCAACAAAAATGAAGTATTGGCTTTGGCACCAGGTCAGACACAAATTATTTCAGGTAGTGCAAGCAATATTATTACAAAAGTGGGCGGCCCTATAGCCGAGTTATACGGTTATCAGATTATGGGTGTATATAAAACACAAGATCAGTTTAATGATCCAGGCACACCAAAATTGCCGGGTACGCAAATGGGAGATTATATTGTAAAAGATGTAAATGGAGATGGCATAATTGACACCAAAGACTGGACACCAATGGGTACTTATTCTCCAAAATTCACGTATGGATTCTCCAATTCTTTTGCTTACAAAAACTTTTCATTAACCTTTTCATTAACAGGTGTTGAAGGCCGTAAGGTATATGAAACAAACCTTGCTACATTTGAAGAAGCAGGAGAAGGATTCTCTACGCCATCAAAATATTATTTTGAAAACAGATACCATCCTATAGATAATCCGAACGGATTTTTTGCTCAACCCAACTTAGGAAATTTTTCTGCAGCCCGCAGAGCTACAAAAGCATCAAATTTGTATATCCTTGATGCCGATTATTTAAGGCTTCGTGATGTACAATTGGCCTATACGCTTCCTTCATCTATAGTAAAAAGAGCCAAAATAGCGAACATGAAAATTTATATAGGTGGAAACAATTTATTCACCATTACAAAATACAGAGGATATAATCCGGAAACAACTTCTGGTTCTGCCTTAACAAACGGGCAGGCAACATCCAACTATCCTGTGGCCAGAACCATTATTTTTGGTACCAATATCACCCTTTAA